The Neisseria animaloris genome segment ACACTGCCCGATTTCCTGCACAGGACAAGGTACATCTTTAGCATGTGCAACAGGCAAAATATCCAACGACGACGGGCATAATTCATATTCTTTAGCCCAAACCGCCAAGGCGCGCTTAGCGGCTTTTTTATGGAGAAACAACCCGTACGGCTGGGATTGACGGCTGCCGTTTGGTAACGGCACAATTCTTGCCTGTAAACGAGATTGCTCATCAGGTACAAATTGTACGGTTAAATAGTTTTTCAAATTTTCAGGCGGCCTCAACCGATATTCAGTTGCAATCTGTGCTTTCAACCATAACGCATGAATGCCACCTAGTGCCGGTAAAAATTTTACCGATACTGCTGACTGCGCAAAAACAGGTACTTTTTTAGTATGAAGCAAATAAGAAATTTCAGAGAAAGTGCGCTCGTGAGCCTCTACCGCCAATACTTGCCCATACCGATCCAGCCAAGTCAACACGCCATATGTATCGGGCAAAGCATATAACTGCTCCGAAAGGGATGTTGGCAACCAAGTCGGCAACATTTTGGGATTCATCAAGGCCCGGCAATGATTGTCCCATTCTTCCACACCTTTTTCGGTTACGCTTTTTTCCAAAAAATCGGTCAATGCCAACACGTCGGTCATCGCCCGGTGGCGATTTTCAATCATAAGTCCGAACCGTTCGATGATGCTGTCAAGATTATGTTTATGAAACTGCGGATAAAGACGACGGGAAAACTGTACGGTACACAAAGTAGGGGCCGCAAAATCCACACCTGCACGTTGAAACTCATGGCGTAAAAAAGTGTAATCAAAACGACTGTTATGTGCCACCAACAAAGCACCGCGCAGAAGCGGCAACAGTTCGGAAACCAATTCGGCAAAAACCGGTGCATTTGCTACCATTGTATCGTCAATTCCGGTCAAACCGGTAATAAAACTAGGAATCGGCTGCTGCGGATTTACCAACCATTCATAACGTGCAATCTGTCCGTTTTCAAAACGCAAGATGGCCACTTCAGTTACACGATCTTGATACAGGTTACCACCGGTCGATTCCAAATCCACAATAGCCACGGGTATGCCTAAACGGGCAAAACAACCTGCCAGCAACGGCCAGCGAGAAGCTCCCTCCATAATCTTTCCGATTTAATTCAAATAACAAAATAATATTCTACACTTTTTCACAGCCAAATGCTTGACAGGTTTATACCCTATCCATATAATTCAAATTTTTCCGCACCCGTAGCTCAGTTGGATAGAGTATCTGGCTACGAACCAGAGGGTCGGGCGTTCGAATCGCTCCGGGTGCGCCAAAAATTTTATCTCCGCGCCCATCGTCTAGCGGTTAGGACATCGCCCTTTCACGGCGGTAACCGGGGTTCGATTCCCCGTGGGCGTGCCAGTTTTTAAACCCTTCAAGAGTTTTCTTGAAGGGTTTAGTTTTTCATTTTTCCTCTGATTAATCTAATCATAAGAAGTTTGTTAATAAGCTAAAAATATTTAACTGTTTTAGAGTTTAATTGATATATAACAGAGAAATCGAATCGCAATAAAAAATATAAAGCCAAATGCAACCAGATATAAAATTTATCCGTCCTCACTATTTTAAATATCTTAATTATTTATAATAATCAATTATTTAAAATTCAATTATCTTCAAACATTCCAAAATCATCTGTAAATAAAAGATTAAAACGACAACTATAAAAACCAAATATCATTTTTGAACCGTTATAGACATATACTTCATCCGCATAATCAAAAATAAACAATTTCAATTTTTGCATTTTCTTGTAAAATGACGCGTTTCATTTTCGCCATGCAACCACCAACCACAAGAGCCTGATATGGATTTTCGTTTTGACATTGTGTATGAATATCGCGAGATGTTCTTTTACGGAGCATTAACCACGCTGGGTTTAACTGTGGCAGCTACTTTAGGCGGTACGATTCTAGGGTTGTTCGGCGCATTGGCACGTATTATCCGCTTTGAAAAAGGCAATATTTTTACCCATACATTGGCCTGGCTGCTGCGTACATGCTCGTTGGTTTATGTTACGCTTTTTCGCGGCACACCTTTGTATGTGCAGATTTTTATTTGGTATTTTGTTTGGGCGGTTGCACTTATCCACCCTACCGACGGTTGGCTGATTTCAGGCGATTTGGCCATCGAACTCCGCCGTAATTACGGTGCGCTGATCGCGGGTACTTTAGCGTTAATGGTAAACGCAGGCGCGTATATTACGGAAATTTTCCGTGCCGGCATCCAATCTATCGACCGCGGCCAGATAGAAGCTGCCCGCTCTTTGGGTTTAACTTATCCTCAAGCCATGCGTTATGTGATTTTGCCTCAGGCGTTACGCCGCATGCTGCCTCCTCTGGCTAATGAATTTATTACCCTGCTGAAAGACAGTTCGCTGTTATCGGCAATTGCCGTTACCGAGTTGGCTTACGTACAGGCAACCATTTCGGGACGTTATTCAATCTACGATACGCCGCTCTACACCGTGGCATTGATTTATCTGGTTATGACCATGTGCCTGAGCTGGATGTTCTCATGGTTGGAGAAACGCTACAACACTGCCGGACATCGTTAACTCTAGAGGCCGTCTGAAAACTTTTCAGACGGCCTCTTCACAATAAAATCCAAGCTATTCGACCCAGCCCTTTTTCTTAGAAGTTTTACCAATTCCCGGGTTAAAACTGTTGGTCGGGTCGAGCTTGCGGTAAAACTGTTTCAATGCGGGCTTGGCCTCATACAGGTGACCGACATTGTGTTCTGCCGGATATTGTGCGCCGCGTTGGTCGAGCAACTCGAGCATTTGGTGTTCCAAATCCATGCAGTCGTGGCCTTTTTTCACGATATAGTCTTGGTGGAACACATGGCACATAAAATGGCCGTAGTAGAGTTTGTGGATGATTTTACTGTCAATTTCAGACGGCAGCCGTTCAAACCAATCATCATCATTGCGTCGCAGGGCGATATCGAGAGCAACAATGTCTTCCACTTCTTGATCGTGAACGGCACGGTAACGCACGGCGGCAGACGCTACTGCGAAACGGTGCAGCATCGCAGCTTGGGTTTCTTCGGGGCTGCATTCAAAATAAGCACCCGATTTTTCGGCAAAATAGCTTTTCAAAAACGTCCGCGCTTCTTCAACACCCTCGCCGCCCATCTTCAAAATCAGATGATGCTCGAAACGGCTGCGGTAGTCGCGTAAAGACTGCGGCAGATGTTCGGGCAGATATTTGCTGATAAATTGCAACGCTTTATCGGAAAAATGCGCCGGCAACAGCTTGAACTTCTTGCCCAATCTATCCACTTTCGCTTTAAAACCGAACAACTTGGGCAGTTGGTGCGTGCCGAATTTTTTAATCACCCAAAACGTGTCTTTGCCGTATTCGGCAGCCATATCGAAGGCATTGCGGTGGATGTATTCGCCGGAAACAGGCAGGTTTTGAAAACCGCCCAGCACTGCACGGCGGATGTCGGCGAGTTCGGCAGTATCGTTGGTGCCGATATAGAAAACGGCGGTGTGTTTTTCCAAAGGAAAGGTATCCAAGCGCACGGCAAACACCATCAGCTTGCCCGCACAGCCCGATGCTTCGTAATGGCGCGTGGGGTCGGCGTTGAAACGGGCGGCGGTGGGTTCGTCCACTTGGCGCACATGGTTGCAATAAGCATGGTCGTGGCCTTTGCCGGCATCGCGGGTGATGTCTTTCTGCTGATAGTGGTGGCCTTGCAGATTGGTGAGGATTTCTTCGGGGGTCTCCCCCAAATCAATACCCAAATGGTTGATTAAATGCAGCTTTCCCTGTTCGTCTATTTGCGCGAACAAGGCCATTTCGGTATAAGCAGGGCCGCGCTGCACCAGTGCGCCGCCCGAATTGTTGCACACGCCGCCCAGCACCGATGCACCGATGCACGACGAACCGATCACCGAATGCGGTTCACGGCCAAGCGGTTTGAGCAGCAATTCAAGCTGGTTGAGTGTTGCTCCGGGCAGGCAGACAACCTGTTCGTTGTTGTTGATGGGGCGGATGATATCCATGCGCATGGTGTTCACAATCACGATATCGCGGTCGTAATCGTTGCCGTCGGGCGTAGAACCGCCGGTCAGCCCCGTATTGGCCGCCTGCGTCAGCACAATCACATCGGCTTCTACACAGGCTTGCAGAATTTTCCATTGCTCCAGCAGCGTACCCGGCCGCACCACCGCCAACGCTTTGCCTTCGCCGAAACGGTAGCCTTGGCGGTAAGGCTCGGTTTTGGCGGGATCGGTAATGATGAATTGCCGGCCGACTATATCGGTGAGAGCTTGAATCAGTTGGGTAGCGGTCATGAAAAAATCTTTCCGGTCAGATAAATAAATCAAATAAGGAGTGTGCTATCTTTTTATCTTCGGGTCAAATATCAAGAGGCCGTCTGAAAATTTTTCAGACGGCCTCTTGATTCATCTAGATACCGGATATAATCAGATAGAAGCGTTTACAAACGCAACCAACTGACCTTTGGCCAATGCGCCCACTTTAGTGGCTACGTTTTGACCGTCTTTGAACACCATCAACGTAGGAATACCGCGTACACCGAATTGGCTCGGGGTTTGCTCGTTTTCATCGATGTTCACTTTAACCACTTTCAGACGGCCTTCAAATTCGGCGGCTACTTCGTCCAAAATCGGAGCAATCATTTTGCAGGGGCCGCACCACGGTGCCCAGAAATCCAATAATACGGGTACGTCTGATTTCAAAACGTCTTGCTCGAAAGTAGCATCGGTAGCGTGTACGATTAAATTGCTGCTCATATTCTGTTCCTTTAAATGATGATGAATGAAAGCCATTCGATTAGCTTATGACCGCTAGCATAGAGGCTGGCCGCTAAAATTTCAAGGGCTGC includes the following:
- a CDS encoding 3'-5' exonuclease family protein → MEGASRWPLLAGCFARLGIPVAIVDLESTGGNLYQDRVTEVAILRFENGQIARYEWLVNPQQPIPSFITGLTGIDDTMVANAPVFAELVSELLPLLRGALLVAHNSRFDYTFLRHEFQRAGVDFAAPTLCTVQFSRRLYPQFHKHNLDSIIERFGLMIENRHRAMTDVLALTDFLEKSVTEKGVEEWDNHCRALMNPKMLPTWLPTSLSEQLYALPDTYGVLTWLDRYGQVLAVEAHERTFSEISYLLHTKKVPVFAQSAVSVKFLPALGGIHALWLKAQIATEYRLRPPENLKNYLTVQFVPDEQSRLQARIVPLPNGSRQSQPYGLFLHKKAAKRALAVWAKEYELCPSSLDILPVAHAKDVPCPVQEIGQCNGYCHTETGVQVQNSRILERAKTLPVADWGRAHTIEIVETNALSRQSITLRCAGGALALPDGRWYFDETLPMLLKAKFKQGKGAVRVLA
- a CDS encoding amino acid ABC transporter permease; amino-acid sequence: MDFRFDIVYEYREMFFYGALTTLGLTVAATLGGTILGLFGALARIIRFEKGNIFTHTLAWLLRTCSLVYVTLFRGTPLYVQIFIWYFVWAVALIHPTDGWLISGDLAIELRRNYGALIAGTLALMVNAGAYITEIFRAGIQSIDRGQIEAARSLGLTYPQAMRYVILPQALRRMLPPLANEFITLLKDSSLLSAIAVTELAYVQATISGRYSIYDTPLYTVALIYLVMTMCLSWMFSWLEKRYNTAGHR
- the dld gene encoding D-lactate dehydrogenase codes for the protein MTATQLIQALTDIVGRQFIITDPAKTEPYRQGYRFGEGKALAVVRPGTLLEQWKILQACVEADVIVLTQAANTGLTGGSTPDGNDYDRDIVIVNTMRMDIIRPINNNEQVVCLPGATLNQLELLLKPLGREPHSVIGSSCIGASVLGGVCNNSGGALVQRGPAYTEMALFAQIDEQGKLHLINHLGIDLGETPEEILTNLQGHHYQQKDITRDAGKGHDHAYCNHVRQVDEPTAARFNADPTRHYEASGCAGKLMVFAVRLDTFPLEKHTAVFYIGTNDTAELADIRRAVLGGFQNLPVSGEYIHRNAFDMAAEYGKDTFWVIKKFGTHQLPKLFGFKAKVDRLGKKFKLLPAHFSDKALQFISKYLPEHLPQSLRDYRSRFEHHLILKMGGEGVEEARTFLKSYFAEKSGAYFECSPEETQAAMLHRFAVASAAVRYRAVHDQEVEDIVALDIALRRNDDDWFERLPSEIDSKIIHKLYYGHFMCHVFHQDYIVKKGHDCMDLEHQMLELLDQRGAQYPAEHNVGHLYEAKPALKQFYRKLDPTNSFNPGIGKTSKKKGWVE
- the trxA gene encoding thioredoxin TrxA, whose product is MSSNLIVHATDATFEQDVLKSDVPVLLDFWAPWCGPCKMIAPILDEVAAEFEGRLKVVKVNIDENEQTPSQFGVRGIPTLMVFKDGQNVATKVGALAKGQLVAFVNASI